The genomic region CAAGGTAATGGTTCTCTTGGAAGTTCTCCCAAGGTCAATGACTCTGAGGTAGAAGATGCTAAAAAGGGCGATCATCTAGTCCAAGTCCGTAATCTTGTTTTGCCTCGTAAACGGATTATCACTTCTAGTTTTGAATCCCCAAAATCTGGTACTTCAACACTGACAAAAGAAGGTGATTTAAATAAAGTTCATATTGATACAGCTGCAACTTTTGAATCTGTTAAAGAAGCAGGTTCCAAGTTTGGAGGAATTGTTAGATGGAAATCCAATAGAACACAAACTGTTGAGGTATATTAATTAGACATATTTATAGTGGTATTTATGTTAAAAGAAATTCTATGTTGTTGCAATATGTTTTTGTCTTGTTCATGTCTgctaaatgtaattttttttggcTGGGCAATAGAGAAGCAAGCTTGCAGTCCAGGACCTTGAGAAACTACAGGAGGATATGGTTGTGTATAAGAATCGGTTAGTGGATGCTGAAGAGGCAAAAATGCAAGTATTACAAGAGCTGGACAGCACAATTAGACAAATAAATGAGCTAAAGCTAAGCCTGGAGAAAGCACAAAATGAAGAGAATCAGGCAAGACAAGACTCTGTACTCGCTATGCTCAGAGCGGAGGAGATGGAACAAGGGATTGGTGATGAGGCTAGTGTTGCAGCAAAGCAACAGCTTGAGGTTGCTAAAGCTAGGCATGCTGCTGCTGTTGTGGAGCTGGAATCTGTTAACGAAGAGTTGGAAACATTAAGAAAGGGATATGCTTCTATGGTGACTGAGCGAGATATAGCCATTAAGGAAGCTGAAGAGGCCAAATCTTCTTCAAAAGAGGTTGAGAGGACAGTGGAAGGAATGACTATAGATATGATGGCCACAAAGGAGTCTTTAGAGTCTGCACAGGCTACCCATGTGGGGGCTGAAGAGAAAAGAATTGTAGCGGCCATGGCCAGAGACCAAGATACTCACTATTGGGAGAAGGAACTAAAACAGGCTGAAGAGGAGCTCCAGAGACTCAATCAGCAAATCCAATCAGAAAAAGACATGAAACCAAAGCTAGACATTGCTTCAGCACTGCTACTTGATTTGAAAGCTGAATTAGCTGCTTATTTGGAATCTAAGTCCAAGTTGGAAAATAATGGATACCTCAGCGATGCGTCACAGACACCAGAGAATAGAACTCACACTGATATACCAGCTGCGGTTGCTTCAGCAAAGAAGGAACTTGAAGAGGTGAAGCTCAAAATAGAAAAAGCAACTACAGAAGTGGATTCTTTGAAGGTGATTGCTGTTTCATTGGAATCAGAGCTTGAAAAGGAAAAGTCTGCTCTTGCCTCCATGAAGCAAAGAGAAAGCATGAAAGAAAAAGAGGCCAGAGATAAAATGGTGGAGCTAACCAAACTACTGCAGCAGGCAGCACAAGAGGCTGATGAGGCCAAGTCAGTTGTTGAAATGGCTAATCAAGAGCTAAGCAAATTAAATGAAGAGGCTGAGCAAGCAAAGGCTGGAGCAGGTACCTTGGAGAGTAGATTACTTGCAGTTGAAAAGGAGATAGAGGCAGTTAAGGCTTCAAAGGAGTCAGCTTTAGTTGCTATCGAAACATTGCAAGACATCAATAATGTGGATTCATCAGATAGTGTAGTTCTTTCCTTAGAAGAGTACTATGACCTTAGAAAACGTGCATATGAGGTAGAGGAACAGGCCAGCATGATCGCGGCAGCTACCGTTTCTCAAATCGAGGAAGCTAAGCAATCCCAGTCAAGAAGCTTGGTAAAGCTGGAAGAAGTAAATCGAGAGATGGCTGAAAGAAAGAAAGCACTAGAAATAGCTTTGGAGAAGGCTGAGAAGGCCAAGGAAGGGAAGTTAGGTGTAGAACAGGAATTGAGACAATGGAGGGCTAAACATGAGAAGCGCCGAAAGGCTTCTGGATCAAGTCATGGAGGAAACCCTCCAAGGTCAAGTTTTGAGGGAAAGAGACAAAGTAATAAGGTTGAACCTGTAACCATGTCTCCTTCCAGCACTCTGGATACCTCCAAGGCAATCTATGGGCATAAcaaagaatctgaatcatccccAGAGACAGTGGttgtaaagaaaaagaaaaagtcacTCTTCCCCAAGATTTTCATGTTCTTCTCCAGAAAAAAGGCAAGCTTTTCAAAAACCAAGTCCAAAACCTAGTAAACTTCTTGGGTATTGTGATTTCacctctcttctttttcttttcttggtTGTTAAGGTGGCCATTAATGTTCATCAAAGGGTTTACTCTCAGTGTAAATTCTATTGATTCGTTGATGTATGATAAAGTTGAGGATATATTCTTGCTTACTGAGAAGGGTTGTATGGCTGGAGAATCTTAAGAATAAAGGTGGTTCTATTCTCTATTGGCTTTGATATAAACTGAAGTTCATTATGAATGAAAAACAACTTTGTCTTCTTTGCCTTATTCATAATCATGTTAATTTTAAGAAGTTAATAACCCATACATAGGGTAATTTGTGTATATGTATTGCTCGTTTATTTTTTCTGTTAACTATGTAAACATAAACCTGAAATAAATGATCCATCGTGTTAAAATTGTTATATTATATTCATTAATCTATTTTCGTGTTTATTACATATGTCATGTTTAAAAGTAATTGGTTTACAAGTTTTAACTCGATTGGTATCGATATTGTTGTTAGTATTCCATTTTTGTGAAAGCCCTGTTTGGATGCCATTGTTTACCAGCTTTAGGCCTTGAAATCATAAATCTTCTATTGCTTACAGCAGTTGAACAAAGAATAAATGGTAATAAAAATGGGGAAGTAGGAGTAATTTACATTTGCATCAAAGTATAAGCCAATGGCAAAAGTGAAGAAGACAGACCCGCATTTGGTTTTGAGGTTCAAGAAGTAGAGTTAGCAAGGGTTTGAATGATGGTCTTTTGCCATGGATTTGAAAGGTGCTCTACAAGGTTATCAATTGGACCTGCATGTGTCACATAAGCTTGCACAAAGATGCCTAGCATGGCTATCATCGCCAGTCTTCCTGCATGGACACCTGGTTTCAGAACAAAatgaaaacacacacacacacacaataaTGATGGAGGAAATAGGCAAAGCAGACCATTTTTTATCTCTTTCAGCTTCCATTCATGAGCATTTTTAATATCTTTGGCCAGACCAAGTGGATTTAGCAGTGGACCTCCAGGGTAGCTGTTCACCATGAAAACAAAAAAGTCTCTTTAAGTTTGATTTCCATTTTTAGAGATTCAAGCAGCTAATGGGATATGATTGTCTAAGGATCCTCAAAAACATACCCAGGTTCTAAACCCTCCAGTGCAGCTTCCAATCCAAAGAAAGATCCTTCTTTGGCTTGAGAACCTGGATTAATGAAATCCATGTATCTTTTAGTTTCAGCAAACCTGTCCTCATCAACATCAAACCAAGCAATTAGTCTATATACAAAATGCATATTTTTTTACTAACTAGATAAGAAAATTGTGGCGTATATAGTATCTACCCCattaaaagaaactgaacaaCAATCAAAGTTCTTGTGCTGGCAAATTCAAATTTCACTGCACCAGCTTC from Gossypium arboreum isolate Shixiya-1 chromosome 1, ASM2569848v2, whole genome shotgun sequence harbors:
- the LOC108483101 gene encoding protein WEAK CHLOROPLAST MOVEMENT UNDER BLUE LIGHT 1-like — translated: MESSKPDPNAAQVEPIIDNAALASSVVIDQTEIDLQSRMMEGSRSGRIYESSDENLSKNTGVEDSENDHIAPASELSSPPIDVTTVAIEGTHGVSDGQKLQQAVVDGDNDMILPSASSNNSADGSIKDTLDGQQSQGNGSLGSSPKVNDSEVEDAKKGDHLVQVRNLVLPRKRIITSSFESPKSGTSTLTKEGDLNKVHIDTAATFESVKEAGSKFGGIVRWKSNRTQTVERSKLAVQDLEKLQEDMVVYKNRLVDAEEAKMQVLQELDSTIRQINELKLSLEKAQNEENQARQDSVLAMLRAEEMEQGIGDEASVAAKQQLEVAKARHAAAVVELESVNEELETLRKGYASMVTERDIAIKEAEEAKSSSKEVERTVEGMTIDMMATKESLESAQATHVGAEEKRIVAAMARDQDTHYWEKELKQAEEELQRLNQQIQSEKDMKPKLDIASALLLDLKAELAAYLESKSKLENNGYLSDASQTPENRTHTDIPAAVASAKKELEEVKLKIEKATTEVDSLKVIAVSLESELEKEKSALASMKQRESMKEKEARDKMVELTKLLQQAAQEADEAKSVVEMANQELSKLNEEAEQAKAGAGTLESRLLAVEKEIEAVKASKESALVAIETLQDINNVDSSDSVVLSLEEYYDLRKRAYEVEEQASMIAAATVSQIEEAKQSQSRSLVKLEEVNREMAERKKALEIALEKAEKAKEGKLGVEQELRQWRAKHEKRRKASGSSHGGNPPRSSFEGKRQSNKVEPVTMSPSSTLDTSKAIYGHNKESESSPETVVVKKKKKSLFPKIFMFFSRKKASFSKTKSKT
- the LOC108483105 gene encoding photosystem I chlorophyll a/b-binding protein 5, chloroplastic; the protein is MAVAVGRGFLVQPCSYSSSPTFHNKIYKPSLGSATTFWSTFAPQRYPQVAVQAQQRPTWLPGLDPPPYLDGTLAGDYGFDPLGLGEDPKSLKWFVQAELVHARFAMAGVAGILFTDLLRVTGISNLPVWYEAGAVKFEFASTRTLIVVQFLLMGFAETKRYMDFINPGSQAKEGSFFGLEAALEGLEPGYPGGPLLNPLGLAKDIKNAHEWKLKEIKNGRLAMIAMLGIFVQAYVTHAGPIDNLVEHLSNPWQKTIIQTLANSTS